A portion of the Sabethes cyaneus chromosome 3, idSabCyanKW18_F2, whole genome shotgun sequence genome contains these proteins:
- the LOC128739745 gene encoding uncharacterized protein LOC128739745, with amino-acid sequence MVQSKEHFRKRTLDFSDKYRNLEKFTTDVEHFLEQYNMVVEHRGVYRRNYQRHLREIESNLMLLLSKFNQTDHEKSHNQLFKELFCCGTLFENTNELREHYFRYHYTPRLVHPNIVELESGHGKLEHFRNRLQEYLDYGTEHSAVLLVNIKKLLKNIHLTWHIDELSKNSKTEKPDYLIYGWREYRPKQ; translated from the exons ATGGTACAAAGCAAAGAACACTTTCGGAAACGGACTCTGGACTTTAGCGATAAATATCGCAAT TTGGAAAAATTTACAACCGATGTAGAACATTTCCTGGAACAGTACAATATGGTGGTCGAACACAGAGGCGTGTATCGACGGAATTATCAACGTCACCTGCGGGAAATCGAAAGTAATTTGATGCTATTACTCTCCAAGTTCAATCAAACAGACCATGAAAAGTCTCATAATCAATTGTTCAAGGAATTATTCTGCTGCGGG ACTCTTTTCGAAAACACCAACGAGCTCAGAGAACACTACTTTCGATACCATTACACGCCGCGTCTGGTGCATCCAAATATTGTGGAG ttggAATCTGGTCATGGTAAACTGGAACATTTCCGCAATCGTTTGCAGGAGTATCTCGATTACGGCACAGAACACTCTGCAGTGTTACTGGTTAACATTAAGaaattattgaagaatatacacCTTACCTGGCATATTGATGAACTTTCCAAAAACAGTAAGACGGAAAAACCTGATTATCTAATCTATGGCTGGCGAGAGTATCGACCAAAGCAATAG